A single region of the Geobacillus subterraneus genome encodes:
- a CDS encoding DUF294 nucleotidyltransferase-like domain-containing protein has product MVEAIADRLKTAESVTDLRFCHDELVRELRRWLAVKHIEQLAEEVADVHEAVLRRVFFLAEQETVKRSVGIRPPAWCWYVMGSIGRREPTVWTDQDHGILFTCAREEEPACYEFIRHAAAIGAKMLHEVGYPYCSGYVMATNRRWAQSTSDWERQLSSYLGSGWPNDLRFLYIAMDMRPLYGDAELAEARRRTLFAEVADRPPLLARMGEQVQFPPVPLGWFGNVQAVRWGPHSGAIHMKQSGYVQITNALKWLACLARVPAVTTLERQRALKEAGILPAALSMDVQEALSVYYSIRLKYSTEAEDGRDYVLWQTLNRTEQKQLKQAMRTAKRLQRLVARRVVGMHE; this is encoded by the coding sequence ATGGTAGAAGCGATTGCCGATCGGCTGAAAACGGCCGAGTCGGTTACCGATCTTCGTTTCTGCCACGATGAGTTGGTGCGCGAGTTGCGCCGATGGCTGGCGGTTAAGCACATCGAACAGCTGGCGGAAGAGGTAGCCGATGTGCATGAAGCCGTGCTTCGCCGCGTGTTTTTCCTTGCTGAACAGGAGACAGTAAAACGCTCTGTCGGCATCCGGCCGCCGGCCTGGTGTTGGTATGTGATGGGGAGCATCGGCCGGCGCGAGCCGACGGTGTGGACGGATCAAGATCACGGCATTTTGTTTACTTGCGCCCGCGAAGAGGAGCCGGCCTGTTACGAGTTTATTCGCCATGCGGCGGCCATCGGGGCGAAGATGCTGCATGAGGTCGGCTATCCGTATTGCTCCGGCTATGTGATGGCAACAAACAGGCGTTGGGCGCAATCGACGAGCGATTGGGAACGGCAGCTCTCTTCCTATTTAGGCAGCGGATGGCCAAACGATCTTCGCTTTTTGTACATCGCGATGGATATGCGGCCGCTTTATGGAGACGCCGAACTGGCCGAGGCAAGGAGGCGGACGCTGTTTGCCGAGGTCGCTGACCGGCCGCCGCTGTTGGCGCGCATGGGAGAACAGGTTCAATTTCCGCCTGTTCCGCTCGGTTGGTTTGGCAATGTGCAAGCGGTACGATGGGGTCCGCATAGCGGGGCGATTCATATGAAACAAAGCGGTTACGTGCAAATCACGAACGCCTTGAAATGGCTCGCCTGTCTGGCGCGCGTGCCGGCGGTGACGACACTAGAGCGGCAGCGGGCGCTCAAAGAGGCTGGCATATTGCCAGCCGCTCTCTCTATGGATGTTCAAGAGGCGCTTTCGGTTTACTATTCCATTCGCCTCAAGTACAGCACCGAGGCGGAAGACGGACGGGACTATGTATTATGGCAGACGCTCAATCGGACGGAGCAAAAGCAACTGAAGCAGGCGATGCGCACCGCGAAGCGGTTGCAGCGCCTCGTCGCCCGCCGGGTGGTCGGGATGCATGAATGA